From the Vulpes lagopus strain Blue_001 chromosome 15, ASM1834538v1, whole genome shotgun sequence genome, one window contains:
- the MOGAT2 gene encoding 2-acylglycerol O-acyltransferase 2: MVKFAPLFVPWERRLQTFMVLQWVFSFLALAQICTVVFVGLLFTRFWLVSVLYAAWWYLDRDTPRQGGRPVQALRRCFMWKYMRDYFPVTLVKTAELDPSRNYLAGFHPHGVLAAGAFVNLCTESTGFPSLFPGIRSYLMMLTLWFRVPFFRDYIMSGGLVTSDKESAAHILSRKEGGNLLAIIVGGAQEALNARPGDSTLLLRNRKGFIRLALMHGAALVPIFSFGENELFDQVENSPGSWLRRIQNRLQKIMGISLPLFHGRGVFQYSFGLIPYRQPITTVVGKPIEVQKTLCPSKEEVDKLHQRYVKELCDLFETHKLKYNVPVDQHLEFC; the protein is encoded by the exons ATGGTGAAGTTTGCACCACTGTTCGTGCCATGGGAGCGCAGGCTGCAGACCTTCATGGTCCTGCAGTGGGTCTTCTCCTTCCTGGCCCTGG cccagatCTGCACTGTGGTCTTCGTAGGCCTCCTGTTCACAAGGTTCTGGTTGGTCAGCGTCCTGTATGCCGCCTGGTGGTACCTGGACCGGGACACGCCGAGGCAGGGGGGCAGGCCCGTCCAAGCCCTCAGGCGCTGCTTCATGTGGAAGTACATGAGGGACTACTTCCCCGTCACG CTGGTCAAGACTGCTGAGCTGGACCCCTCCCGGAACTACCTTGCTGGCTTCCACCCCCACGGGGTCCTGGCCGCCGGAGCCTTTGTCAACCTGTGCACGGAGAGCACGGGCTTCCCTTCGCTCTTCCCTGGCATCCGCTCCTATCTGATGATGCTGACCTTGTGGTTCCGGGTCCCTTTCTTCAGGGATTACATCATGTCTGGGG gccTGGTCACTTCGGACAAGGAGAGCGCTGCTCACATCctgagcaggaaggagggtggCAATCTGCTGGCCATCATTGTAGGGGGTGCCCAGGAGGCGCTGAACGCCAGGCCTGGAGACTCCACGCTTCTGCTCCGGAACCGCAAGGGCTTCATCAGACTTGCCCTGATGCACGG ggcagctctggtgCCGATCTTTTCCTTTGGGGAGAATGAGCTATTTGACCAGGTTGAGAACTCTCCTGGCTCCTGGTTGCGTAGGATTCAGAACCGGCTGCAGAAGATCATGGGTATCTCCCTCCCGCTCTTCCATGGCCGTGGTGTCTTCCAGTACAGCTTTGGCCTTATACCCTACCGCCAGCCCATCACCACCGTGG TGGGAAAGCCCATCGAGGTGCAGAAGACACTGTGTCCCTCAAAGGAGGAGGTGGACAAGCTGCATCAGCGCTACGTCAAGGAACTGTGTGACCTCTTCGAAACCCACAAGCTCAAGTACAATGTCCCTGTGGACCAACATTTGGAGTTCTGCTGA